The following proteins are co-located in the Poecile atricapillus isolate bPoeAtr1 chromosome 2, bPoeAtr1.hap1, whole genome shotgun sequence genome:
- the GALR1 gene encoding galanin receptor type 1: MEPAEPAAALLNLSRAAAETPRGEFNLSGLPEAEGKPLFGIGIDNFITLIVFGLIFTLGVLGNTLVITVLARSKPGKRRSTTNIFILNLSIADLAYLLFCIPFQSTVYVLPTWVLGAFICKFIHYFFTISMLVSIFTLSAMSVDRYVAIVHSRRSSALRVPRNAMLGVGLIWALSFAMASPVAHHQRIFHRETSNQTFCWEFWPNPRHKKVYVICTFVFGYLLPLLLISFCYAKVLNHLHKKLRNMSKKSEASKKKTAQTVLVVVVVFGISWLPHHVIHLWAEFGVFPLTQASFLFRVTAHCLAYSNSSVNPIIYAFLSENFRKAYKQVFKCQIGNETVLNDAKENKSRIDTPPSTNCTHV, translated from the exons ATGGAGCCGGCAGAGCCCGCGGCTGCGCTCCTCAACCTGTCCCGAGCCGCGGCAGAGACGCCCCGCGGGGAGTTCAACCTGTCCGGGCTGCCGGAGGCCGAGGGGAAGCCCCTCTTCGGCATCGGCATCGATAACTTCATCACCTTGATCGTCTTCGGTTTAATCTTcaccctgggggtgctgggcaACACCCTGGTGATTACGGTGCTGGCGAGGAGCAAGCCGGGCAAGCGCCGCAGCACCACCAACATCTTCATCCTCAACCTGAGCATCGCCGACCTGGCCTACCTGCTCTTCTGCATCCCCTTCCAGTCCACGGTCTACGTGCTGCCCACCTGGGTGCTGGGAGCTTTCATCTGCAAGTTCATCCACTACTTCTTCACCATCTCCATGCTGGTGAGCATCTTCACGCTCTCAGCCATGTCTGTGGACCGGTACGTGGCCATCGTGCACTCGCGACGCTCCTCAGCCTTGCGTGTTCCCCGCAACGCGATGTTGGGTGTGGGGCTCATCTGGGCACTCTCCTTCGCCATGGCCTCGCCTGTGGCTCACCACCAGCGCATCTTCCACCGCGAGACCAGCAACCAGACCTTCTGCTGGGAGTTCTGGCCCAACCCACGCCACAAGAAGGTCTACGTGATTTGCACATTCGTCTTTGGATAtctgctcccactgctgctcaTCTCCTTCTGCTATGCCAAG GTTCTTAATCATCTGCATAAGAAGTTGAGAAACATGTCAAAGAAGTCAGAAGCATCCAAGAAAAAG ACAGCACAGACTGTGTTGGTGGTGGTAGTGGTTTTTGGCATCTCCTGGCTTCCTCATCATGTGATCcatctctgggctgaatttggAGTTTTCCCACTGACTCAAGCCTCATTTCTCTTCAGGGTAACTGCACACTGCCTGGCTTACAGCAATTCTTCTGTGAACCCAATCATATAtgcatttctctctgaaaattTTAGGAAGGCCTACAAGCAAGTCTTCAAATGTCAGATTGGTAATGAGACAGTTCTGAATGATgctaaggaaaataaaagtcgGATAGATACACCACCCTCTACCAATTGTACCCACGTGTGA